In Dehalococcoidales bacterium, one DNA window encodes the following:
- a CDS encoding glycosyltransferase family 4 protein, with amino-acid sequence MNILVFLPSYALAIQRGDTTHIKELVSNLSKLAEIDVIKANGSETSERVPLMAAMLRVMQGFVRAALLLRKRRPDLIYTRDSQALFTFVLARLFRLPYIVEINALFISSWKVETRPLGIRRWASYIKGSLNEKTFKYADHLIAVQPKIKKILELEYNIKPEKISAIGCGANTELFRPMNTQEARRALQLNEKHNYICFVGALYKWQGIEYLIKASPNILEQCSSSVFLIVGDGYNRETLANLADGLGVSDRFIFTGVIPYASVPLYINASDLCVAPFIEERNGRTGLSPNKVYEYLACGKPVVASDIDGVRELLEGANAGICVPAEDPDELANAVVNLLRSTETRERMGESGRSYAVENGSWESVAGRVFKVCQRVVQEH; translated from the coding sequence ATGAATATACTGGTCTTTTTACCCAGTTATGCGCTGGCAATCCAGCGAGGCGATACCACGCATATTAAGGAGCTGGTCAGCAATTTATCAAAACTCGCCGAGATTGATGTCATAAAGGCAAACGGTTCAGAAACATCCGAGAGAGTTCCTCTTATGGCAGCTATGCTGCGTGTAATGCAGGGTTTTGTTAGAGCTGCATTATTACTCAGGAAAAGAAGACCCGACCTGATATATACGAGAGACAGTCAAGCCCTTTTCACCTTTGTTCTGGCTAGACTTTTCCGGCTCCCATACATAGTAGAAATTAATGCGCTATTTATTAGCAGTTGGAAAGTGGAGACAAGGCCTTTGGGAATACGCAGGTGGGCGAGTTACATAAAGGGCTCGCTCAATGAAAAAACATTCAAATATGCTGACCATCTAATTGCAGTTCAGCCCAAAATCAAGAAAATACTGGAACTTGAATACAATATCAAACCAGAGAAGATATCTGCAATCGGGTGTGGAGCTAATACGGAATTATTCAGACCGATGAACACTCAGGAAGCAAGGAGAGCGCTCCAGCTAAACGAAAAACATAACTATATCTGCTTTGTCGGAGCGCTATATAAATGGCAGGGCATAGAATACCTGATAAAAGCAAGTCCAAATATACTGGAGCAATGTTCAAGCAGTGTGTTCTTGATTGTCGGGGATGGATATAACCGCGAAACACTGGCTAACCTTGCCGACGGACTAGGCGTGTCAGACAGGTTTATTTTTACCGGAGTTATACCTTATGCGAGTGTTCCACTGTATATTAACGCCAGTGATTTGTGTGTAGCTCCATTTATAGAAGAAAGAAATGGCAGAACCGGACTTTCTCCGAACAAGGTATACGAGTATCTAGCCTGCGGGAAACCGGTTGTTGCCAGTGACATAGACGGGGTGAGAGAACTTCTGGAAGGGGCAAATGCCGGAATTTGCGTACCAGCCGAAGATCCTGATGAACTCGCCAACGCCGTTGTTAACTTGCTTCGCAGTACTGAAACCAGAGAAAGAATGGGGGAAAGCGGCCGAAGCTACGCTGTAGAAAACGGGAGCTGGGAAAGTGTGGCGGGAAGAGTTTTTAAGGTTTGCCAGAGGGTTGTTCAGGAGCATTGA